The following coding sequences lie in one Pseudoxanthomonas sp. SE1 genomic window:
- a CDS encoding GNAT family N-acetyltransferase gives MPLIVREATPADVPAIASLYADEVRDHVNTYEYDVPDEAEMAHRMQAVLDAGYPYLVAEFDGDFVGYAYAGSYRARAGYRKTVENSVYVVPGRQGKGIGAALMQALIDACEARGYRQMIAVIGEPTNTASIRLHEKFGFTLVGVFRGIAWKHDRWLDTVQMQRTLGAGTTAPPQDE, from the coding sequence GCCGGCCATCGCCTCCCTCTACGCGGATGAAGTCCGCGACCACGTCAACACCTACGAGTACGACGTGCCGGACGAGGCCGAAATGGCGCACCGCATGCAGGCCGTACTCGACGCCGGCTATCCGTATCTGGTGGCGGAGTTCGACGGAGACTTCGTCGGTTACGCCTACGCCGGCAGCTACCGGGCACGCGCGGGCTACCGCAAGACCGTGGAGAACTCGGTCTACGTGGTCCCCGGCCGGCAGGGCAAGGGCATCGGGGCGGCGTTGATGCAGGCGCTGATCGACGCCTGCGAGGCGCGCGGCTATCGCCAGATGATCGCCGTGATCGGCGAACCCACCAACACCGCCTCCATCCGGCTGCACGAGAAGTTCGGTTTCACGCTGGTCGGCGTCTTCCGCGGCATCGCCTGGAAGCACGACCGCTGGCTGGACACCGTGCAGATGCAGCGCACCCTCGGCGCCGGCACCACCGCGCCCCCGCAAGACGAATGA
- a CDS encoding TraB/GumN family protein produces the protein MTESNTPPADPLHGQPHEIVERDGVRYTLLGTAHVSRASVDAVRAAVASGDYDSVAVELDPGRLQSLTDPDTLARLDLVKVIREGKTHLFAANLALAAYQRRLAEQLGVEPGEELKAGALDAQARGLPVHLIDREVGLTFKRALQSLGWWQRTKVGAGILASMFGDEEVGDDEIEKLKQGDMMESSFGEFAAESPQLYQAIIAERDQYMASALRQVAAGKPTGATSPYRVLAVVGAGHLPGLTRHLKDDTADPAELRRALELVKPKSRVPWMELVIGVFLVGGFAWGFWQGGVDVGSDLLLQWVLATGVLGAIGCAIAGGHPLSILAAFISSPLTPLHPALASGTVSAFVEATLRKPTYADFMALRDDVQTMRGWWKNRVARVLLNFFLTSLGTAIGVWTGGLRMLGKLVG, from the coding sequence ATGACCGAATCAAACACCCCTCCCGCCGATCCCTTGCACGGACAACCCCACGAGATCGTCGAGCGGGATGGCGTGCGCTACACCCTGCTCGGCACCGCCCACGTCTCGCGCGCCAGCGTCGATGCCGTGCGAGCGGCCGTGGCCAGTGGCGACTACGACAGCGTGGCGGTGGAGCTGGACCCGGGCCGCCTGCAGTCGCTGACCGATCCCGACACGCTCGCGCGACTCGACCTGGTGAAGGTGATCCGCGAAGGCAAGACGCACCTGTTCGCCGCCAACCTGGCGCTGGCCGCCTACCAGCGCCGCCTGGCCGAACAACTCGGTGTCGAGCCCGGCGAGGAGCTGAAAGCCGGCGCGCTGGATGCGCAGGCACGCGGCCTGCCCGTGCACCTGATCGATCGCGAAGTGGGTCTGACCTTCAAGCGCGCGCTGCAATCGCTGGGCTGGTGGCAGCGCACCAAGGTGGGCGCCGGCATCCTCGCCAGCATGTTCGGTGACGAAGAAGTCGGGGACGACGAAATCGAGAAGCTCAAGCAGGGCGACATGATGGAATCGAGCTTCGGCGAGTTCGCGGCCGAAAGCCCGCAGCTGTACCAGGCGATCATCGCCGAGCGCGACCAGTACATGGCATCGGCACTGCGCCAGGTTGCCGCCGGCAAGCCGACCGGCGCCACGTCGCCGTACCGCGTGCTCGCCGTGGTCGGCGCGGGGCATCTGCCCGGCCTGACCCGCCACCTGAAGGACGATACCGCCGACCCGGCCGAGCTTCGACGCGCGCTCGAACTCGTCAAGCCCAAGTCGCGCGTGCCGTGGATGGAACTGGTGATCGGTGTGTTCCTCGTGGGCGGATTCGCCTGGGGGTTCTGGCAGGGCGGCGTGGACGTCGGCTCGGACCTGTTGCTGCAGTGGGTACTGGCCACCGGTGTGCTGGGCGCCATCGGCTGCGCGATCGCGGGCGGGCATCCTCTCAGCATTCTCGCGGCCTTCATTTCATCGCCGCTCACGCCGCTGCATCCCGCGCTTGCGTCGGGTACCGTCAGCGCCTTCGTGGAAGCGACGTTGCGCAAGCCCACGTATGCCGACTTCATGGCATTGCGCGACGATGTCCAGACGATGCGCGGCTGGTGGAAGAACCGCGTGGCGCGCGTCCTGCTGAACTTCTTCCTCACCAGCCTGGGCACTGCCATCGGCGTGTGGACCGGGGGACTGAGGATGCTCGGCAAACTGGTCGGCTGA